In Deltaproteobacteria bacterium, the genomic window ATATTGAAGAATTACGCCAAGCCATTGAGGCATTTGTCGCCGTCTATGGTCCCAAAGCCAAACCCTTTGTCTGGCGAAAACGAGAAGTCAAAGGATCGCAACTCAGAAATACTATCGTTAATTTATGCAATTAAACACTAGCAACTCCGGACATGAATGCTTTGATAGAATTCAGGATTTAGAATTTCGTGCTCAGAAATTTCAGAGCGCTTCATCAATAGCTTCATTTGCCAATCTATCCGCTATGTGATTTTTACTTCTCGCTACATGCTCTACAGTATAACTGTCAAATTGTGATAATAATTTTTTCACATCGTGCATCAGCACTTTGAGGTTTTCATTTTTTACTTTATACGTGCCGTTGATCTGATTAACCAGAAGCTCTGAATCAAGAAAGATGTGCAATCGCCTGCATCGCCTCTTTAACGCTTCCTCCAGACCAAG contains:
- a CDS encoding ribonuclease HI family protein, encoding MADLAFNLFTDGACRGNPGQGGAGAVLVDEKGNIFAMAKNSLGLCTNNIAEYRALILGLEEALKRRCRRLHIFLDSELLVNQINGTYKVKNENLKVLMHDVKKLLSQFDSYTVEHVARSKNHIADRLANEAIDEAL
- a CDS encoding IS630 family transposase, with translation IEELRQAIEAFVAVYGPKAKPFVWRKREVKGSQLRNTIVNLCN